A region of Leptolyngbyaceae cyanobacterium DNA encodes the following proteins:
- a CDS encoding PAS domain S-box protein, with product MAREFKGNAIEKNRIGKITEKSLELDFEKFFNLSPDLLFIVGLDGYIKQVNPVCEQTLLFTNEEFLSLPLLEFIVKEYREFTAAQLQTLTNGSDTVSFENRCYCQDGSTKWLKWKASICQEQQLIYAVVQDITTSKQQKQALQETEERYRLLVESVNDYAIYMLDPEGRVVSWNSGAERLKLYRENEIIGKHFSCFYPSEYVQLGKPEQELKLAITEGRFEDEGWRVRKDGSRFWANAVVTVLRDKEGQIRGFAKVTRDITERKLAQEKLQKAHDDLEIRVQKRTAELTESNQLLQQEINVRKQTETALRQSKASLKEQANELAKALQELKRTQAQLIQTEKMSGLGQLVAGIAHEINNPTTFIYCNLDYANRYMQDLLNLLKLYQQTYPQSTPEIKEAADEIDLDFLLSDMPKLLSSMKLGAKRIHQIVLSLRNFARHDEAEMKFVNIHEGIDSTISLLQNRLKATDRFSGIQVIQAYGDLPLVECYPGLLNQVFMNVLTNAIDALENDSPAPMITICTEVKQDRLLGASSVVIRIADNGPGMTEEVCHKMCDPFFTTKPVGKGIGLGLSICYQIVVEKHRGKLSCISEPGKGAEFVIEIPVAQQLESATSLPAQNISSSISQPTLPSQQQLLLG from the coding sequence ATGGCGAGAGAATTTAAAGGAAACGCGATCGAAAAAAACCGGATCGGAAAAATCACAGAAAAATCCTTAGAATTGGATTTTGAGAAATTTTTTAATCTATCGCCGGATTTATTATTTATTGTAGGGTTGGATGGCTATATCAAGCAAGTAAACCCTGTATGCGAACAAACATTATTATTTACAAATGAAGAATTTCTTTCCCTACCTTTGCTCGAATTTATCGTAAAAGAATACCGCGAATTTACGGCTGCACAACTACAAACACTTACTAATGGCAGCGATACCGTTTCTTTTGAAAATCGCTGTTATTGTCAAGATGGTTCGACAAAATGGCTGAAATGGAAAGCCTCTATTTGCCAAGAACAGCAGTTAATTTACGCAGTAGTGCAAGATATTACTACTAGCAAGCAACAGAAACAAGCCCTACAAGAAACCGAAGAACGCTATCGCTTATTAGTAGAAAGCGTAAATGATTATGCAATTTATATGCTCGATCCGGAAGGACGGGTAGTTAGTTGGAATTCAGGCGCAGAACGCCTCAAACTATATAGAGAAAATGAAATTATCGGTAAACATTTTTCTTGTTTTTATCCTAGCGAATACGTCCAGCTGGGGAAACCGGAGCAAGAATTAAAACTGGCAATCACCGAAGGTCGGTTTGAGGATGAAGGTTGGCGCGTGAGAAAAGACGGATCGCGATTTTGGGCAAATGCAGTAGTAACGGTTTTACGCGATAAAGAAGGACAAATACGCGGCTTTGCCAAAGTAACGCGAGACATTACCGAGCGCAAATTAGCCCAAGAAAAGCTGCAAAAAGCCCATGATGATTTAGAAATCAGGGTACAGAAAAGAACGGCTGAATTAACAGAATCCAACCAGCTTTTACAACAAGAAATAAACGTTCGCAAGCAAACCGAAACGGCTTTGCGTCAATCAAAAGCTAGCTTGAAAGAGCAAGCCAACGAATTAGCCAAAGCTTTGCAAGAATTAAAACGCACCCAAGCTCAATTAATTCAAACAGAAAAAATGTCGGGTTTGGGGCAACTAGTGGCTGGTATCGCTCACGAAATTAACAATCCCACCACTTTTATTTATTGCAATCTTGACTATGCTAATCGCTATATGCAAGATTTGCTGAATTTGTTAAAACTTTACCAACAAACTTATCCGCAATCAACCCCAGAAATTAAAGAAGCTGCTGATGAAATTGACTTAGATTTTTTGCTGTCGGATATGCCCAAACTCTTGTCTTCCATGAAGTTGGGGGCTAAACGCATTCATCAAATAGTGTTGTCTTTGCGGAATTTCGCCCGTCATGACGAAGCGGAAATGAAGTTTGTCAATATTCACGAAGGAATTGATAGCACCATCAGTTTATTGCAAAATCGCTTGAAAGCAACTGATAGATTTTCGGGAATTCAAGTGATTCAAGCTTATGGAGATTTACCTTTAGTTGAATGCTACCCCGGATTGCTCAATCAAGTATTTATGAATGTATTAACTAATGCCATCGATGCTTTAGAAAATGATTCTCCAGCACCGATGATTACTATTTGTACGGAAGTAAAACAAGACCGATTGCTCGGTGCGTCTTCGGTGGTAATTCGGATTGCCGATAATGGGCCGGGTATGACGGAAGAAGTATGCCATAAAATGTGCGATCCTTTTTTTACTACCAAACCAGTTGGTAAAGGAATTGGTCTTGGTTTATCCATTTGTTACCAAATTGTGGTAGAAAAGCATCGTGGTAAGTTGAGTTGTATATCTGAACCGGGTAAAGGAGCAGAATTCGTCATTGAAATTCCGGTGGCGCAGCAATTAGAGAGTGCTACATCCTTGCCTGCTCAAAATATTTCTAGTTCTATATCTCAACCAACGTTACCTTCCCAGCAACAATTATTGTTAGGATGA
- a CDS encoding alpha-ketoacid dehydrogenase subunit beta — protein MAETLLFNALREAIDEEMARDPSVFVLGEDVGHYGGSYKVTKDLYKKYGDLRVLDTPIAENSFTGVAVGAAMTGLRPIIEGMNMGFLLLAFNQISNNAGMLRYTSGGNFKIPMVIRGPGGVGRQLGAEHSQRLEAYFQAVPGLKIVACSTPYNAKGLLKSAIRDDNPVLFFEHVLLYNLKENLPDHEYLVPLDKAEVVRKGKDVTILTYSRMRHHVMQAVKTLEKQGYDPEVIDLISLKPIDLETIGASIRKTHRVIVVEECMKTGGIGAELIASINDRFFDELDAPVLRLSSQDIPTPYNGTLERLTIVQPEQIVEAVEKMVALRV, from the coding sequence ATGGCAGAAACACTATTATTCAATGCACTGCGGGAAGCCATTGATGAAGAAATGGCACGCGACCCCTCCGTATTTGTATTAGGGGAAGATGTCGGTCACTACGGTGGTTCCTATAAAGTGACGAAAGACTTGTACAAAAAATACGGTGACTTGCGAGTGCTCGATACACCGATTGCCGAAAATAGCTTTACAGGCGTAGCGGTAGGGGCGGCAATGACGGGATTGCGGCCTATCATTGAAGGCATGAACATGGGGTTCTTGCTGCTGGCATTTAACCAAATTTCTAATAATGCCGGGATGCTGCGCTATACTTCTGGCGGCAACTTCAAAATCCCAATGGTAATTAGAGGGCCCGGTGGTGTGGGCAGACAATTGGGGGCGGAACACTCCCAGCGATTAGAAGCTTATTTCCAAGCCGTACCGGGATTGAAAATCGTTGCTTGTTCTACTCCTTATAATGCCAAGGGTTTGCTCAAATCGGCGATTCGCGACGATAACCCGGTGCTGTTTTTCGAGCACGTCCTGCTTTATAACTTAAAAGAAAATTTGCCAGACCATGAATATTTGGTGCCTTTGGATAAAGCAGAGGTGGTGAGAAAAGGGAAAGACGTGACGATTTTGACTTATTCTCGGATGCGTCACCACGTCATGCAAGCTGTTAAGACATTGGAAAAACAAGGTTACGACCCAGAGGTAATCGACCTGATTTCTCTCAAACCGATCGATCTGGAAACCATCGGCGCTTCCATTCGGAAAACCCATCGGGTAATCGTGGTGGAAGAATGTATGAAAACGGGAGGTATTGGTGCAGAATTGATCGCTTCTATTAACGATCGCTTTTTCGACGAACTAGATGCCCCCGTACTGCGCCTATCTTCCCAAGATATCCCCACCCCTTACAACGGTACTTTGGAAAGATTGACGATCGTACAACCAGAGCAAATCGTCGAAGCTGTGGAAAAAATGGTTGCGCTACGAGTGTAA
- the secF gene encoding protein translocase subunit SecF → MKLYVNKYRERWWIFSAVILLSGLAAMIISWVQIGSPLRPGLDFIGGTRLQFELDCTVPNNCAKPIDLGEVRQVADTQGLAASSIQLVGQYGISLRTQDLNVEQRTQLQNSLSEKIGTFDPKQTQIDTVGPTIGQQLLSGGLLALFISFAGIVVYLTVRFQLDFAIFALVALFHDVWLTAGIFAILGLVQGVEIDSLFLVALLTIIGFSVNDTVVIYDRIREIIKIDGNRYIGDIVDDGVNQTLTRSINTSLTTLLCLFAIFLFGGETLKYFALALIIGFTTGAYSSIFIASSLLVWWRERIGQAVPVPASAVQMDDSTNSEEA, encoded by the coding sequence ATGAAATTATATGTAAATAAGTACCGAGAACGTTGGTGGATTTTTTCAGCCGTGATTCTCCTCAGCGGTCTGGCTGCCATGATAATTTCTTGGGTTCAAATTGGTTCTCCCCTGCGTCCCGGTTTGGATTTTATCGGCGGTACTCGGCTGCAATTTGAATTAGATTGTACCGTGCCGAATAATTGCGCTAAACCGATCGATTTAGGGGAAGTTCGCCAAGTCGCAGATACCCAAGGTTTGGCTGCCAGCAGCATTCAATTAGTCGGTCAGTACGGAATATCCTTACGGACGCAAGACTTGAATGTGGAACAACGCACTCAGTTGCAAAATTCTTTAAGCGAAAAAATCGGTACTTTCGATCCCAAACAAACTCAAATCGATACGGTTGGCCCTACGATCGGTCAGCAGCTACTCTCTGGTGGTTTGTTAGCTTTATTTATTTCCTTTGCGGGAATCGTAGTTTATTTGACCGTGCGGTTTCAGCTAGACTTTGCAATTTTTGCGCTTGTGGCTTTGTTTCACGATGTCTGGCTGACTGCCGGGATTTTCGCTATCTTGGGTTTAGTGCAAGGAGTGGAAATCGATAGCTTGTTCTTGGTGGCATTGCTGACGATTATCGGGTTTTCGGTTAACGATACGGTGGTAATTTACGATCGCATTCGGGAAATTATCAAAATAGATGGCAATCGTTACATCGGTGATATCGTCGATGATGGGGTGAACCAAACCTTAACGCGATCGATCAATACTTCCTTAACCACGCTGCTATGCTTGTTTGCTATTTTTCTCTTCGGTGGCGAAACTCTTAAATACTTTGCCTTAGCTTTAATTATCGGCTTTACCACCGGTGCTTACTCGAGTATTTTCATTGCCAGTTCATTGCTAGTTTGGTGGCGAGAAAGAATCGGTCAAGCCGTTCCCGTACCTGCTTCAGCAGTCCAAATGGATGACTCCACCAATTCCGAAGAAGCGTGA
- the secD gene encoding protein translocase subunit SecD, with product MISLVTAGFGMQKQRWLLALILSLLIGAIAVIALVPIRLGLDLRGGAQLTIQVRPSEEVKTITPDVLEAVRRVIDNRINGLGVSESIVQTVGQDQILVQLPGISDPQQAERVLGGTAQLDFRQQKPGTEAQIAVEQRVRQELLTKRQQLRNSDDKAAFEANEAAIKRSNEAIAALYDRTNPPLTGKNLDDAFVGSDQTGGWSVALRFDSTGGQMFAELTKNIAGTGRTLGIFLDNELISAATVDVKYAETGIVGGSAEISGRFTVQEAQDLAIQLKGGALPVPVEIVENRTVGATLGRDSIQSSIYAGIGGLILVLIFMVLYYRLPGLIADFALLVYTVLTLAIFALLNVTLTLPGIAGFILSIGMAVDANVLIFERTREELRAGKSLYRAVESGFYRAFSSILDSNVTTWIACLALFWFGTGLVKGFAVTLALGVAVSMFSAITCSRTLLLFAISIPGLRKPEYFVPKKVEVAR from the coding sequence ATGATCTCACTTGTCACGGCGGGTTTTGGTATGCAAAAACAGCGTTGGTTATTAGCTCTCATCTTATCCTTGTTAATTGGTGCGATCGCAGTAATTGCCTTAGTACCGATCCGATTGGGATTGGATTTGCGAGGCGGCGCACAACTAACAATTCAGGTCAGACCGAGTGAAGAAGTCAAGACAATTACCCCAGATGTCTTGGAAGCAGTTAGAAGAGTGATCGACAACCGGATTAACGGTTTGGGTGTCTCGGAATCGATCGTCCAAACAGTGGGGCAGGATCAAATTTTGGTGCAACTACCGGGAATTAGCGATCCGCAACAGGCAGAAAGAGTACTGGGGGGAACAGCCCAGTTAGATTTTCGCCAACAAAAACCCGGTACGGAAGCACAAATAGCAGTAGAACAACGAGTCAGACAGGAATTGCTTACCAAAAGGCAACAATTAAGGAATTCTGACGATAAAGCCGCTTTTGAAGCCAACGAAGCCGCCATCAAACGCAGCAATGAAGCGATCGCTGCCTTGTACGATCGCACCAATCCACCCCTGACAGGCAAAAACCTCGATGATGCCTTTGTAGGAAGCGATCAGACCGGTGGTTGGAGTGTGGCTTTGCGCTTCGATTCCACAGGCGGGCAAATGTTTGCAGAACTAACCAAAAATATCGCCGGTACGGGAAGAACTCTCGGTATTTTCTTAGATAACGAATTAATCAGCGCCGCTACCGTGGATGTCAAGTATGCCGAAACCGGTATCGTCGGCGGTAGTGCAGAAATTAGCGGTCGGTTTACCGTCCAAGAAGCCCAAGATTTAGCGATTCAGCTAAAAGGCGGTGCCTTACCAGTACCGGTCGAAATCGTCGAAAACCGCACCGTAGGCGCTACCTTAGGACGCGATAGCATTCAAAGCAGTATCTATGCAGGGATCGGCGGTTTGATCTTAGTTTTAATCTTCATGGTGCTTTACTATCGACTGCCAGGATTAATCGCCGATTTCGCTTTGCTTGTCTATACCGTCCTCACTTTAGCGATCTTTGCTTTGTTAAACGTTACTTTAACTCTGCCGGGAATTGCTGGTTTTATTCTCAGTATCGGGATGGCAGTTGACGCCAACGTGCTGATTTTTGAAAGGACTCGCGAAGAATTACGGGCTGGCAAAAGCTTGTATCGGGCTGTGGAATCGGGATTTTATCGCGCTTTCTCCAGTATCTTAGATAGTAACGTTACTACCTGGATCGCTTGTTTGGCTTTGTTTTGGTTTGGGACTGGTTTGGTGAAAGGCTTTGCCGTAACTCTGGCTTTAGGTGTGGCGGTTAGTATGTTTAGCGCAATTACTTGCAGTCGCACTCTGTTATTGTTCGCGATTAGCATTCCCGGATTACGCAAACCAGAATATTTTGTTCCCAAAAAAGTTGAGGTAGCCCGATGA
- a CDS encoding PEP-CTERM sorting domain-containing protein produces MVIKNTLICLGLVTGSILTLGIQSAKAAVLSFGTEGIQFDSDTVADFFFERSRGFYQSTFGVYDLAADTFTPLFQENKPYDTTRDDYLGTCGNPDSAVSNCNASFTFAKGVEYAFALQSINQPTVYSTTRLNDTPDGLTIQARFSSNNPFTELVLISFEDQFRNKELIDFNDFLVSANARQNPEDIPEPTALIGLGLVGGWMWATRRKGKGERKKREIL; encoded by the coding sequence ATGGTGATTAAAAATACTTTGATTTGCCTCGGTTTAGTAACCGGAAGCATTTTAACGCTAGGTATTCAATCAGCAAAAGCGGCTGTGTTAAGCTTTGGAACTGAAGGTATTCAGTTTGACAGCGATACGGTTGCTGATTTTTTCTTTGAAAGGTCGCGAGGATTTTATCAATCGACTTTTGGAGTATATGACTTAGCTGCCGATACCTTTACGCCGCTTTTCCAAGAAAACAAACCATATGACACCACGAGGGACGATTATTTAGGAACTTGCGGTAATCCTGATTCTGCCGTTTCTAATTGCAATGCTAGTTTTACTTTCGCCAAGGGTGTAGAATATGCTTTTGCACTGCAAAGTATAAATCAACCAACCGTATACTCAACCACCAGGCTAAACGATACCCCGGATGGATTGACTATCCAAGCTAGATTTAGTAGCAATAATCCTTTTACGGAATTGGTATTGATTTCCTTTGAGGATCAATTCAGAAATAAAGAGTTAATCGATTTTAATGATTTTCTAGTCAGCGCGAACGCACGGCAGAATCCAGAAGACATCCCAGAACCAACGGCATTAATTGGATTAGGATTAGTAGGTGGTTGGATGTGGGCGACTCGCCGGAAGGGAAAGGGAGAAAGGAAAAAGAGGGAAATTTTGTAA
- a CDS encoding class I SAM-dependent methyltransferase, with protein sequence MGKKNSARSNFNFSKQSKKESGYDKGIRNGYEEYSVAGFYEKFGHEYKNPHESTINQIIQIAVARWQLDLSKVLDLACGSGEVTLALQNLGGNDIDGIDPYTYNAYLKRTGKSAETFTFEEIESGILSHRYYSLIVCSFALHLVSESRLPLLAYQLSTIANSMVIITPHKRPQLKSEWGWLYQDEIVRERVRAWLFYSN encoded by the coding sequence ATGGGGAAGAAAAATTCTGCTCGATCTAACTTTAATTTTTCAAAGCAATCCAAAAAGGAATCCGGTTACGATAAAGGAATTAGAAACGGATATGAAGAATATAGCGTAGCGGGGTTTTATGAAAAATTCGGACATGAATACAAGAATCCTCACGAATCAACTATTAATCAAATTATCCAAATAGCTGTTGCTCGATGGCAGCTAGATTTAAGTAAGGTTCTAGACTTAGCTTGCGGGAGTGGAGAAGTTACTTTAGCCTTGCAAAATTTAGGTGGTAACGATATTGATGGGATCGATCCTTATACTTACAATGCTTATTTAAAACGCACTGGGAAATCAGCAGAAACTTTTACTTTTGAAGAAATTGAATCGGGAATTCTTTCTCACAGATATTATAGTTTAATAGTTTGCAGCTTTGCTTTACATTTAGTTAGCGAGTCCCGCTTGCCTTTATTAGCTTATCAATTAAGTACGATCGCAAATTCGATGGTCATCATCACCCCTCACAAGCGCCCTCAGTTAAAATCCGAATGGGGATGGTTATATCAAGATGAGATTGTCCGGGAAAGAGTCAGAGCTTGGTTATTTTACAGCAATTAA
- a CDS encoding Nif3-like dinuclear metal center hexameric protein — translation MKVAELINWFENWANPAWQESWDNCGWQIEPGILNESAGVLVCLTPTLAVMEEAIALREQGISVNLIFAHHPLIFSPVKSLRRGNPVAEMVRFAFTEKIGVYTAHTNFDQVNDGTADVLAQLLQLQEVMPVTPTQDGLGYGRVGNLENSVSLQDLLTKIKTVLSPPELIFSPSDDLEQIINRVAVLGGSGASFMSAVAKTGAQAYLTSDCKFHQFQEARDRNLILIDAGHYATERPACDRLVQKFRELGVKWIKLSQKDEDFRQFS, via the coding sequence ATGAAAGTTGCTGAGTTAATCAATTGGTTTGAAAATTGGGCAAATCCTGCTTGGCAAGAAAGCTGGGATAATTGTGGTTGGCAAATTGAACCTGGGATATTAAATGAATCGGCAGGGGTTCTCGTTTGTTTGACGCCGACTTTGGCGGTGATGGAGGAAGCAATTGCCTTGCGAGAACAAGGTATTTCGGTGAATTTAATTTTTGCCCACCATCCGCTGATTTTTAGTCCGGTGAAATCTCTCCGGAGAGGAAATCCGGTAGCGGAAATGGTTCGGTTTGCTTTTACGGAAAAAATTGGCGTATATACTGCCCATACTAATTTTGACCAAGTGAATGATGGAACGGCTGATGTTTTGGCGCAGTTGTTGCAGCTTCAGGAAGTTATGCCCGTGACGCCAACTCAAGATGGATTGGGATACGGTAGAGTTGGTAATTTAGAAAATTCGGTTAGTTTGCAGGATTTACTGACAAAAATTAAAACGGTGTTATCTCCTCCGGAGTTAATTTTTTCTCCTTCAGATGATTTAGAGCAAATTATTAATAGGGTAGCCGTTTTAGGTGGTTCGGGGGCGAGTTTTATGTCTGCGGTGGCGAAAACGGGGGCGCAAGCTTATCTAACTTCTGATTGTAAGTTTCATCAGTTCCAAGAAGCACGCGATCGCAATTTGATTTTGATCGATGCAGGTCATTATGCTACGGAAAGGCCAGCTTGCGATCGTCTCGTGCAGAAATTTCGAGAATTAGGGGTTAAATGGATTAAATTAAGTCAAAAAGATGAAGATTTTCGGCAATTTTCTTAA